The DNA segment TAATGCGGTTGTTGTAGGTGTTCCAGGGACAGTAAAAAAATATAGGTATGATATGGGGAGAAATCAATAATGGAGAATAAGGTTAAATCCGTTATTATCAGCGATAAATGTATTATTAAAAATGCCATAAAGCAGTTAAATGAAAATAGATTACAAATTCTTTTAGTTGTTGATGACGATGATAGGTTTGTTGGAACTGTTACAGATGGAGATATAAGAAGGGCGATATTGGATAATGTATCATTAGAACAGCCTGTCTCTATCATTATGAATAAGAAACCAAAATATGTTTATAGAGGACAAGAAGAAGTTGCTAAAGAGTTGATGATAAAGTATAAGATAAAAACTATTCCTGTAATAGATAATGAAAAAAGAGTTATCGATTTAATATTGATGGAAGAATTTATTGGAGTAAAATGTGAATATTCAAAGAAAAATAACAGTGTTTTTATTATGGCTGGCGGTAAGGGTACCAGGTTAGATCCGTTTACAAAAATACTTCCGAAACCGTTGATACCTATAGGTGATAAGCCAATAATAGAGATTATAATGAAAAATTTTAAGAATTACGGCTTTAATGATTTCATAATTTCACTTAATTATAAAGCCGAAATTATAAAATTATATTTTGCAGAAAATCCAGACGGATATAATATAAATTTTGTTCATGAAAAAGAATTTCTTGGAACAGCAGGCTCATTAAGGCTTGCAGTTGATAAGTTAAATGATACATTTATAGTATCGAATTGTGATGTAATCATAGATATTGATTTCGATGAACTTTTAAAATACCATGAGAAAAGTGGCAATGATGCTACAATAGTAGGTGTAGTTAAAAATATGCAGATTCCGTATGGTGTTATGAATGTTAACAATGGTGAATTGATAAATATGATAGAAAAACCAGAGTATAATTTTGTAATAAATTCAGGTGTATATGTTTTAGAACCCGAATTGATTAGTCTGATTCCAGATGGACAATCTTTTAACATGCCGGATTTGTTATTAAAGTCAAAAGAGTGTGGATATAAAGTTGGTGTATATCCTGTAAGCTCAAGATGGTTTGATGTTGGACAATGGGAAGAATATCGTAATACATTGGAATATTTTAAAAAGGTGGATAGTGTATAAAATGTATAGAGGAAAATCAATATTAGCGATAATACCTGCAAGAGGTGGTTCAAAAGGTGTTAAAAGAAAAAATGTGAGACCTTTATTGAACAAGCCTCTAATAGCATATACTATTGAGGCTGCGTTACAAGCAAATTTTTTAGATAAAATAATTGTTTCAACAGAAGATCCAGAAATAGCAAGTATATCAAAGGAATTTGGAGCAGAAATTCCTTTTATGAGGCCCATCGAATTAGCGTCTGATGATGCAAAAGGGATAGATGTTATTTTTCATGCGATGAATTGGCTGGAAAAAAATCATACTGTATATGATTTAGTTATGCTTTTACAACCTACATCACCATTAAGAAAAGCGTATGACATAAAAAATGCGATTGACATTTTATATGATAAAAAAGCAAGTGCGGTAGTTTCGGTTTGTGAGGCTGAACATTCTCCTTTATGGATGAACGTTTTAAATGAGGATTTGTGTATGAAAGATTTTTTAAAAAAAGATGTTTTAAATAAAAATAGGCAAGAAATAAGTAAATATTATAGAATAAATGGAGCAATATATATATCGGATTGGAATTATTTAATACAAAATAAAGGTTTCTTTGGCGAAAAAACATACGCGTATATTATGCCTAATGAAAGATCTATAGACATTGATACAGAACTGGATTTAAAATTTGCTGAATTTTTGATGAATAATTTTCAAATACAGAAATAGACATATATTGAAATTTTTATAATCATTAAATATCTAATGGGGGTGTTCTATATTATACCCGATACAAGATTAGAGATGCTTGAGGCCGACTACTGGATAGAAAAGATATCCGATGCTGATTGCCTTATAATGACGCAAGATGACATTATGAAGTTTAATCGAGAAATTGTAGAGAAATGCGATAGCGTCTATGATTTAAGAAGCTATAGGGATAGTCTTACTTACGATGAATTGTTGTCTATGATAAAAGAATATAAATTGCCAGAAAAAGAGATGTATTTTAAAAATGGGGAAGAAGTAAAAAGAGATTTTTATCATCATATAACTGACAATTTAAATATAACTGAAATAAAAGAAGTCAATCCAGTACGGTACGGTATCACTATAAGGAAAACATATCTTAGAAGTTTTCCTACAGATATAGCGGTGTACAGCAGAAAAGGCGATATTGAATTTGACAGATTTCAAGAGACGTCGTGCCAAGCGATAGAGCCTGTTTTGGTGCTTCATGAAAGCAAGGATGGAAGATGGTATTTTATCCAGATGTACAATTACAGGGGGTGGGCCAAAGCTGCTGATATAGCGATTGCCAAAGATAAAGAGGAAGTATTTGGTTATGTTGATACAGATGATTTCATAGTGGTAACTGGAAATCATGTCAAAACGCAGTATAATCCCTATGATAGAGATGTATCTGAAATTCAGTTTGATATGGGGACGAAAATACCACTGGAAAAAGATATACCTAATTTTGTTGCAAATCAATCTACTTATGGCAATTATGTTGTCAAACTGCCTTCAAGGGATGATAATGGCAATTTAGTTTTTAAAGACGGGCTTATATCGATAAAAGAAGATGTCCATTGGGGCTATGTTCCATATACAAGGGCAAATGTATTAAATCAAGCTTTTAAGCTAATAGGAGATAGATATGGATGGGGTGATAGCTTTGACGGAAGGGATTGCTCCAGTTTTATCATGTACGTATACAAGACATTTGGATTTAAGCTGCCGAGAAATGCTGATGAACAAGAGAGATGTCCCGGGAGAGTGCATCGGTTTTTTGATGGCATGTCATTAATCGGCAGAATTGAAGCTTTTAAAGGCATAAAACCTGGCGCAGCTTTATACATGCCGGGCCATGCCATGATGTACGTTGGAATGGATGATGAAGTGCCGTACATCGTACATGATTTTGCGGGATATGGAGCGAAAAATGGAGAAGAATATGAGTTCATACCAGTCAATGAAGTTATGGTCACATCATCACTTTTACCTACATCGAATGGTATACCATTCATAGAGAGAATTACTTCTGCCATTCAGTTTGAAAAGTAATTATTGTTTTTCTGTAAGCATATCCCAGTATTTTTTTGGCATGTGCTGCCTTTGAAGCCTTAGATTTTTTCTTTCTTCTATGGAGATGCTTTTGTGGTACATCTTCCATAGGATTTCATAGTCTTCTGTATCTTTCATATTAGATATGTCTTGAAGTGGGATGTCAGTTATTATCCATGCTTTTTTATCATATACAGCCGACAAGTTCCTCTTTTCGTCGTGTATGATGAAATATTGATCTTGAAACCTTTCAGCAAAGTGAGGCATTATGATAGGCAGTACGTTGTAGTCTGGATGTATCTTTGCAATAAACAATCCTTTTTTGACCTCTTTAAATCTAATTAATTCTATCATCTTGTACGCTTCATGCCTCACTTTTTGACTTAATTTTGTCACTTCATGGACTATGTCATTTTGAATGAAGTAGTCTATTTTTTTGCCTATTTTAAAGCCTAATCTGATGTATCTATATATCAACATATAAGACGACTCCAACTCTGACAGATAAGCGTAGTAGATATTTCTAAGCGCTTTATTTGATATTTTTGTTTCAATGGCATGTTGTACTTTGTTGGATTTATCTATATCCGTTGACACGAACACGTCATGGCCAAGAAAGTTTATTTGATGATTGATTTCAGAAAAAATGTCATTAGGATGTTGATGACTGTAATATGCTTCGTATATAACGGTCATGAGGCCATCAAATGTCCCGTCGAATATGTAGTTTACCATATGTCTACTCTCCTAACTAAGCTATACGATTATTGGCAAATTGTTCAAAGTATTATCGATGTCAAATATGCTAAGCTGTCCTTCTATGACATTTCTTTTTGGCAAAAGTTTATTTTTTATCTTATCTGTTTCTATTTCGCATTCACCGTAATATTTTCCGTTGCATGTTATAAAGTATTTTGCCCTTTTCAATACGACGCCCAGCTTTTTAAGTGAATCATAGTTAAGGTAAGCAGCTTTTCGCGCTTTTACAATCCGGTTTGCTGTCCTTAAGCCAAT comes from the Thermoanaerobacterium aotearoense genome and includes:
- a CDS encoding nucleotidyltransferase family protein produces the protein MENKVKSVIISDKCIIKNAIKQLNENRLQILLVVDDDDRFVGTVTDGDIRRAILDNVSLEQPVSIIMNKKPKYVYRGQEEVAKELMIKYKIKTIPVIDNEKRVIDLILMEEFIGVKCEYSKKNNSVFIMAGGKGTRLDPFTKILPKPLIPIGDKPIIEIIMKNFKNYGFNDFIISLNYKAEIIKLYFAENPDGYNINFVHEKEFLGTAGSLRLAVDKLNDTFIVSNCDVIIDIDFDELLKYHEKSGNDATIVGVVKNMQIPYGVMNVNNGELINMIEKPEYNFVINSGVYVLEPELISLIPDGQSFNMPDLLLKSKECGYKVGVYPVSSRWFDVGQWEEYRNTLEYFKKVDSV
- a CDS encoding cytidylyltransferase domain-containing protein, with protein sequence MYRGKSILAIIPARGGSKGVKRKNVRPLLNKPLIAYTIEAALQANFLDKIIVSTEDPEIASISKEFGAEIPFMRPIELASDDAKGIDVIFHAMNWLEKNHTVYDLVMLLQPTSPLRKAYDIKNAIDILYDKKASAVVSVCEAEHSPLWMNVLNEDLCMKDFLKKDVLNKNRQEISKYYRINGAIYISDWNYLIQNKGFFGEKTYAYIMPNERSIDIDTELDLKFAEFLMNNFQIQK
- a CDS encoding SH3 domain-containing protein, producing the protein MGVFYIIPDTRLEMLEADYWIEKISDADCLIMTQDDIMKFNREIVEKCDSVYDLRSYRDSLTYDELLSMIKEYKLPEKEMYFKNGEEVKRDFYHHITDNLNITEIKEVNPVRYGITIRKTYLRSFPTDIAVYSRKGDIEFDRFQETSCQAIEPVLVLHESKDGRWYFIQMYNYRGWAKAADIAIAKDKEEVFGYVDTDDFIVVTGNHVKTQYNPYDRDVSEIQFDMGTKIPLEKDIPNFVANQSTYGNYVVKLPSRDDNGNLVFKDGLISIKEDVHWGYVPYTRANVLNQAFKLIGDRYGWGDSFDGRDCSSFIMYVYKTFGFKLPRNADEQERCPGRVHRFFDGMSLIGRIEAFKGIKPGAALYMPGHAMMYVGMDDEVPYIVHDFAGYGAKNGEEYEFIPVNEVMVTSSLLPTSNGIPFIERITSAIQFEK
- a CDS encoding TIGR03915 family putative DNA repair protein, translating into MVNYIFDGTFDGLMTVIYEAYYSHQHPNDIFSEINHQINFLGHDVFVSTDIDKSNKVQHAIETKISNKALRNIYYAYLSELESSYMLIYRYIRLGFKIGKKIDYFIQNDIVHEVTKLSQKVRHEAYKMIELIRFKEVKKGLFIAKIHPDYNVLPIIMPHFAERFQDQYFIIHDEKRNLSAVYDKKAWIITDIPLQDISNMKDTEDYEILWKMYHKSISIEERKNLRLQRQHMPKKYWDMLTEKQ